In Lentilitoribacter sp. Alg239-R112, the following proteins share a genomic window:
- a CDS encoding secondary thiamine-phosphate synthase enzyme YjbQ encodes MRSRFSAKRASRAIDMQQVLTIETYGQALYEFTDDVKSFVGKRNIEAGLLTLFVRHTSCSLLIQENADPEVQVDMKEFFSRLVPSSDSPEMSWITHTYEGPDDMPAHIKSALLPVSLSIPIINGSLGLGTWQGIYLFEHRNMPHRRDVILHIS; translated from the coding sequence ATGCGATCACGGTTTTCGGCCAAGAGAGCATCAAGAGCGATTGATATGCAGCAAGTTCTGACCATCGAAACCTATGGACAAGCACTTTACGAGTTTACTGATGATGTAAAAAGCTTTGTAGGAAAGCGAAACATTGAAGCTGGGTTACTAACACTTTTTGTTCGCCATACCTCATGCTCGTTGCTTATTCAAGAAAACGCTGACCCTGAGGTGCAGGTGGATATGAAGGAGTTTTTCTCTCGCCTCGTACCCAGTAGTGATAGCCCAGAGATGTCGTGGATAACTCATACATATGAGGGGCCGGACGATATGCCCGCGCATATCAAATCTGCATTGCTGCCAGTTTCGCTTTCGATCCCTATTATTAATGGTTCGCTTGGCCTTGGAACCTGGCAGGGAATCTATTTATTTGAGCATAGAAATATGCCTCATCGGAGAGATGTGATTTTACACATTTCATGA
- a CDS encoding glutathione S-transferase: MKIIVVIKTKVNDLQSLPILYSFRRCPYAMRARLALYSSGRSVELREIILREKPPSMLQASPKGTVPVLILTDGQVVDESLDIVLYALGQSDPMNLLMPEQGTLDDAMSLIAENDGPFKSELDHYKYSNRYESVDKETSRQNASDFLFKLNDHLSENGPFLMGSKFSIADLAIFPFVRQFANVDFDWFEAQKWTKLISALDQFVSSPLFLSVMTKYPLWREGDAITVFGQESIKSD, translated from the coding sequence TTGAAAATTATTGTTGTTATAAAAACAAAGGTGAATGATTTGCAATCGCTACCTATACTCTATTCTTTCAGACGGTGCCCATATGCTATGCGTGCGCGGTTAGCGTTGTATTCCAGCGGGCGAAGCGTTGAATTGCGTGAGATTATATTGCGAGAAAAACCTCCATCAATGTTGCAAGCATCACCTAAGGGAACCGTTCCTGTTTTGATTCTAACGGATGGTCAAGTTGTGGATGAGAGCCTTGACATCGTGCTGTATGCTCTGGGCCAGTCAGACCCGATGAATTTATTGATGCCAGAACAAGGCACATTGGATGATGCCATGTCGTTAATTGCAGAAAATGACGGACCGTTTAAATCAGAATTGGATCATTACAAATATTCAAATCGTTATGAGAGCGTTGATAAAGAGACATCTCGCCAGAACGCTAGCGATTTTCTGTTCAAACTTAATGATCATCTATCTGAGAATGGGCCGTTTCTAATGGGATCAAAATTCTCTATTGCTGATTTGGCTATCTTCCCTTTTGTAAGGCAGTTTGCCAATGTAGACTTTGATTGGTTTGAAGCCCAGAAGTGGACAAAACTGATTTCTGCCCTCGATCAATTCGTTAGCTCTCCATTGTTTTTGTCGGTGATGACTAAATATCCTTTGTGGAGGGAAGGGGATGCGATCACGGTTTTCGGCCAAGAGAGCATCAAGAGCGATTGA
- a CDS encoding SCO family protein, with protein sequence MKIFRIILWSVTIAVVVTLGVISFGWQKETTTNNEPYGVAFQLIDQKNNEITEAAFREKPTAVFFGFTHCPEICPTTLYELDSWLEQVDPNGDKISAYFVSVDPEKDTAEILDLYVGNVTKRVTGITGAPEKISKMLKGFNIYFKKIPLDANEPNGDYTMDHTASIFLLKDGGRFKGTIAYGENPETAIQKLKNLISGS encoded by the coding sequence ATGAAAATATTTCGAATTATATTGTGGTCAGTAACAATAGCAGTTGTTGTAACTCTGGGAGTGATAAGCTTCGGATGGCAAAAAGAAACAACAACAAATAATGAACCCTATGGAGTTGCTTTTCAGCTCATCGATCAAAAAAACAACGAAATCACTGAAGCAGCGTTTCGAGAAAAGCCTACCGCTGTATTTTTTGGCTTTACACATTGTCCGGAAATTTGCCCTACCACACTATACGAACTAGATTCGTGGCTCGAGCAAGTCGATCCAAATGGTGATAAAATCTCCGCATATTTTGTATCTGTTGACCCTGAAAAAGATACCGCCGAGATTTTGGACCTTTACGTAGGTAATGTAACCAAACGCGTGACTGGTATAACCGGTGCGCCGGAAAAAATTTCGAAAATGCTCAAAGGCTTCAACATATACTTCAAAAAAATTCCATTGGATGCAAACGAACCAAATGGTGATTATACGATGGATCACACGGCCTCAATATTCCTCCTAAAGGATGGTGGGCGCTTTAAAGGTACGATTGCATATGGAGAAAACCCGGAAACTGCAATTCAGAAGCTTAAAAATTTGATCAGCGGCAGCTAG
- a CDS encoding 50S ribosomal protein L11 methyltransferase yields the protein MTQTRLYVTTDEKTSDFLSDLFEVTFEEDGFASSTTEIDEVNKIWEASVYVNPEDVQTTIERLNEIFAQNSLTLDISHEVLPDIDWVTHTLKGLKPVTSGRFIVHGSHDRNSVQPHHIPVEINAAQAFGTGHHGTTAGCLEMIEHVSKTSHTKLRSTAPILDLGTGSGVLAIAAAKLARTYVLATDIDPIATKIAEENAVLNKAANYIEFATVNGFASKVFNERGPFGLIIANILARPLMKMAPKIAKNLQTGGTVILSGILAEQRWKVLSAFNNQGLYHQKTIWRNGWVTIVLK from the coding sequence ATGACCCAAACCAGGCTTTATGTAACGACTGACGAAAAAACGTCCGACTTTCTATCAGATTTATTTGAAGTAACGTTTGAAGAAGATGGTTTTGCTTCATCAACGACAGAAATTGATGAAGTCAACAAAATCTGGGAAGCGTCCGTTTATGTAAATCCCGAAGATGTACAGACCACGATTGAACGCCTTAACGAGATCTTTGCTCAAAACTCGCTTACTTTAGATATCTCGCATGAAGTACTACCAGATATTGACTGGGTTACGCACACGCTCAAAGGTTTAAAACCGGTCACTTCCGGACGTTTCATTGTGCATGGATCACATGATCGAAACTCCGTTCAGCCACATCATATTCCTGTTGAAATTAACGCAGCGCAGGCATTTGGTACAGGCCATCATGGAACAACAGCGGGTTGTTTGGAGATGATCGAGCATGTCAGCAAAACATCGCATACAAAGTTGCGTAGCACTGCACCAATTTTAGATCTAGGCACAGGGTCTGGCGTATTGGCTATTGCCGCAGCTAAATTAGCTCGTACTTATGTTTTGGCGACTGACATAGATCCGATTGCCACTAAAATTGCCGAGGAAAATGCCGTTTTAAACAAGGCTGCAAATTACATCGAATTTGCCACGGTCAATGGGTTTGCATCAAAAGTTTTTAACGAAAGAGGACCATTCGGATTGATTATTGCCAATATATTGGCACGGCCTCTTATGAAAATGGCACCCAAGATCGCAAAAAATCTTCAAACAGGCGGTACAGTCATTTTGTCGGGAATACTTGCCGAGCAGCGATGGAAGGTTTTGTCCGCCTTCAATAACCAAGGCCTTTATCATCAAAAAACGATCTGGCGAAATGGTTGGGTAACCATCGTGCTCAAATAA
- a CDS encoding aminopeptidase P family protein: protein MFQKFVTVSKPETASARVVKLRNLFDELDVDAILVPRSDEYLGEYVPTCAERLAWLTSFTGSAGTTLVLRDKAIIFTDGRYTSQVSKQCDLDIFSIEDLITNPPSKWIETNTSGLRLGLDPWTLPGSSIKNLEKALNATQGEIVTLRSNPVDQIWNNKPEEPSAKISIQPEKYSGQLAKDKIATIRLDLKTKESDAVIIADPLSVCWIFNIRGQDVAHTPLTLSRAIIYKDSECKIFIDAKKLDMQTEAYLTQLAEIHPIDEFEIALKHLGKDNAHVLLDQQISSHAISTILTGSGCKVINKSDPALKPRAIKNKAEIDGAIEAHKVDGAALVYFLAWLDAQTPEQLDEIKVATKLENTREEIGQKFQMPLREISFDTISGSGPHAAIIHYRVDETSNRQLKSGEMMLIDSGGQYEAGTTDITRTIGFGNVPEEQKRFFTLVLKGMINISLLKFPKGTRGVDIDAFARIALWKAGVDYAHGTGHGVGSYLSVHEGPQSISKRSMVELETGMIVSNEPGYYRDDAFGIRIENLVTVDAPQDIDGGEIAMLGFNTLTLCPIDRNLILPNLLSSDESEWLNSYHQTVYDELSPLIENNKTLEWLKSATAKIH, encoded by the coding sequence ATGTTTCAGAAATTTGTTACCGTCTCCAAACCAGAAACAGCATCAGCGCGTGTTGTAAAACTCCGCAACCTATTTGATGAACTGGATGTCGATGCCATCCTAGTTCCGCGCAGCGATGAATATCTGGGAGAATATGTGCCTACCTGTGCCGAACGACTAGCATGGCTCACCAGCTTTACCGGCTCTGCAGGAACAACACTTGTACTGCGAGACAAGGCGATAATCTTCACAGACGGACGGTATACATCTCAAGTCAGCAAACAATGTGATCTGGATATATTTTCAATTGAGGACCTGATAACAAATCCACCATCTAAATGGATTGAAACAAATACGTCAGGTTTAAGATTAGGGCTTGATCCTTGGACGCTTCCAGGTTCGAGCATTAAAAACCTCGAAAAAGCATTAAACGCCACCCAAGGTGAAATCGTAACTCTACGCTCAAACCCCGTGGATCAAATTTGGAATAATAAGCCAGAGGAACCTTCTGCAAAAATATCAATTCAACCAGAAAAATATTCAGGGCAATTGGCGAAGGATAAAATCGCGACAATTCGTTTAGATTTAAAAACAAAAGAATCAGATGCCGTTATTATCGCTGATCCACTATCTGTATGCTGGATTTTTAATATCCGAGGGCAAGATGTCGCCCATACGCCCCTCACCCTGTCTCGCGCGATCATATATAAGGATTCTGAATGTAAAATATTCATAGATGCAAAAAAATTAGATATGCAGACCGAAGCCTATTTAACTCAGCTTGCAGAAATCCATCCAATCGATGAGTTTGAAATAGCTCTCAAACATCTAGGCAAAGACAATGCTCATGTTCTGCTTGACCAACAGATTTCTTCACACGCTATATCAACGATACTTACTGGTAGCGGCTGCAAGGTCATAAATAAATCAGACCCCGCATTAAAACCTCGTGCCATCAAAAACAAAGCAGAAATTGATGGAGCCATCGAAGCACACAAAGTAGATGGCGCGGCACTTGTATACTTCCTAGCCTGGCTGGATGCTCAAACCCCAGAACAACTCGATGAAATTAAGGTCGCAACAAAACTTGAAAATACAAGAGAAGAAATAGGTCAGAAATTTCAAATGCCGCTCAGAGAAATTTCATTTGATACTATTTCCGGTTCAGGCCCCCATGCAGCAATCATTCACTATCGTGTGGATGAGACTAGCAATCGACAACTCAAAAGTGGTGAAATGATGCTGATTGATTCCGGTGGCCAATATGAAGCCGGTACAACAGATATCACAAGGACAATCGGGTTCGGAAACGTACCAGAAGAGCAAAAGCGCTTCTTTACGCTTGTACTGAAGGGCATGATCAATATTTCGCTTCTAAAATTCCCTAAAGGCACACGTGGTGTTGATATCGATGCTTTTGCGCGCATAGCTCTTTGGAAAGCTGGTGTGGATTATGCTCACGGAACAGGCCATGGTGTTGGCAGCTATCTATCTGTCCACGAAGGTCCACAATCAATCTCCAAGCGATCAATGGTAGAGCTTGAAACAGGCATGATTGTATCAAACGAACCTGGCTACTACCGTGATGATGCTTTTGGCATACGCATTGAGAACCTAGTTACGGTCGATGCCCCTCAGGATATTGACGGTGGCGAGATAGCTATGCTTGGCTTCAATACACTTACTCTTTGCCCAATTGACCGCAATCTAATTTTACCAAATCTGTTGAGTTCGGATGAATCGGAGTGGTTAAACAGCTATCATCAAACGGTATATGATGAACTATCCCCACTCATTGAAAATAATAAAACATTAGAATGGCTAAAGTCAGCTACAGCTAAAATTCATTAA
- a CDS encoding AzlD family protein has protein sequence MEHEFLFSTNFWIIIFAAIVTYLTRIGGHIILSRFDTIHPRVEAGLNAVPIAVITAIVIPSLVTGGWAETITLLIAGLASLRFSLLQVFFIGWVSIVFLRALGL, from the coding sequence ATGGAGCACGAGTTTCTTTTCTCGACCAACTTTTGGATTATCATTTTTGCAGCGATCGTAACCTATCTTACGCGTATAGGCGGGCATATCATCTTGTCACGATTTGATACTATCCACCCGCGTGTTGAAGCAGGACTTAACGCAGTTCCTATTGCTGTTATAACAGCAATAGTCATACCTTCACTTGTAACAGGAGGCTGGGCAGAAACCATTACGCTTCTCATCGCAGGGCTTGCAAGCCTACGATTCTCATTGTTGCAGGTATTCTTTATTGGGTGGGTATCAATTGTTTTTCTAAGAGCGCTGGGCCTTTAA
- a CDS encoding AzlC family ABC transporter permease, with product MSNSSQFLTGLKEGFPVVVAAAPFGLLFGALASDNGLSALEAVSMSAFVFAGASQMVGIELFGQSIAPWIIVFSIFAVNFRHVLYSATLGRFLHNMTFTQKYVSLFFMTDPQFAMAEQKGQVEGAVPFWWYIGVAMPLYVFWIIEAWIGVLFGRLIENPHALGITFLLSVYFFALLMTFRKRSKFLPIVLISGLSSAATYHFIGSPWHVSVGALFGVLVAFFWPINIDQSEVE from the coding sequence TTGTCTAACTCTTCTCAATTTTTAACAGGTTTGAAAGAAGGCTTTCCTGTCGTTGTGGCAGCGGCTCCCTTTGGCTTGCTTTTCGGAGCTCTTGCTTCGGATAATGGGCTTTCTGCGCTTGAGGCTGTGTCGATGAGTGCCTTCGTTTTTGCCGGTGCCAGTCAGATGGTTGGTATAGAACTGTTTGGGCAATCCATTGCACCTTGGATAATCGTTTTTTCTATTTTTGCAGTTAACTTTCGTCATGTTCTTTATTCGGCTACGTTAGGTCGGTTTCTTCATAATATGACCTTTACACAGAAGTATGTTTCCTTATTTTTTATGACGGATCCGCAGTTTGCTATGGCTGAGCAAAAGGGGCAGGTGGAGGGCGCTGTACCATTTTGGTGGTATATAGGGGTTGCTATGCCGCTATATGTATTCTGGATTATAGAAGCATGGATCGGTGTGTTGTTCGGCCGTTTGATTGAAAATCCGCATGCACTTGGAATAACCTTTCTTTTATCTGTCTATTTCTTCGCTCTCCTTATGACATTTCGTAAGCGCTCTAAATTTCTGCCAATTGTTTTGATTAGCGGATTAAGCTCGGCTGCAACATATCATTTTATTGGGTCGCCTTGGCATGTTTCAGTGGGCGCGCTTTTCGGAGTTTTGGTCGCTTTTTTCTGGCCTATTAATATAGATCAGAGTGAGGTTGAATGA
- a CDS encoding SDR family NAD(P)-dependent oxidoreductase — translation MRHQNRNIAIIGSSGAIGQAITERLVLDQSIERIYACSRQGKMFQSKKIVSAVLDYKNEDSIHNAAKIIGKDNPLDLVIIATGFLHNEDTTPEKSIQDLSHQNFIKNFMANTIGPALVAKHFLPLMSKEHQSVFSCISARIGSISDNRLGGWYAYRASKAALNMTLKNLSIEASRRFKQTIIVGLHPGTVDSSLSKPFQTFVPDDKLFTPEYAAERLINVIDNLELRDSGKIFAWDGSMIDY, via the coding sequence ATGAGACATCAAAACCGAAATATAGCAATCATTGGCTCGTCAGGCGCGATAGGTCAGGCAATAACTGAACGATTAGTTTTGGATCAATCTATTGAGCGCATTTACGCATGTTCGCGCCAAGGCAAAATGTTTCAATCTAAAAAGATAGTCTCTGCAGTGCTAGATTATAAAAATGAAGATAGCATTCACAACGCCGCTAAAATAATCGGTAAAGATAATCCGCTAGACCTAGTCATAATTGCAACTGGTTTCCTGCACAACGAAGACACAACACCTGAAAAATCAATTCAGGATCTGTCTCATCAAAACTTCATCAAAAATTTTATGGCCAACACAATTGGTCCAGCCTTAGTTGCCAAACACTTCCTGCCTTTAATGTCAAAAGAACACCAAAGTGTTTTCTCCTGCATCTCCGCGCGCATTGGCAGCATATCAGACAACCGCTTGGGCGGATGGTATGCATATAGAGCCTCAAAAGCAGCCCTGAACATGACGTTGAAAAACCTCAGCATCGAAGCATCGCGGCGCTTCAAACAAACAATTATAGTTGGCCTGCATCCAGGAACCGTGGATAGTTCCCTCTCCAAACCCTTTCAAACATTCGTACCAGATGACAAATTATTTACACCTGAATACGCAGCTGAACGCCTTATCAACGTGATTGATAATCTTGAACTTCGAGACAGCGGTAAGATATTTGCCTGGGATGGATCGATGATTGACTACTAA
- the ligA gene encoding NAD-dependent DNA ligase LigA, with amino-acid sequence MSESENIDINDLTELQAASELEHLAKVMAHHDKLYHANDAPEISDAKYDALKRRNLEIELKFPQLKRADSPSEKIGAPVALGFSKIQHQIAMLSLDNAFNDQDVKDFAARIRRFLSLTSSDVIALTAEPKIDGLSLSLRYENGHLVSAATRGDGAVGENVTANVLTMQDIPRELPDDVPNVVEVRGEVYMRRDDFAALNERQLERGKQTYVNPRNTAAGSLRQLDSKITASRPLKFFAYAWGEIKPETPATTQMEMVEKFAEWGFSVNPLMRRFDNVDDLINHYHFIEQERAKLPYDIDGVVYKVNDLALQQRLGFISRSPRWAIAHKFPAEKAQTLLNDIEIQVGRTGALTPVARLEPITVGGVVVTNATLHNAEEIERLGVRVGDTVKIERAGDVIPKVLEVISSVEGAKDFIFPTVCPCELKTEVVQEETASGEKGVIRRCSGEFACPFQRKEHLKHFVSRKAFDIDGLGEKQIEYFYDDDALPIRAPADIFTLAERDAKGLTKIKNRDGYGETSAQKLFTAIELKRQIPLEKLIYALGVRHVGEATAKTLARAYLTWSDFNSAVSSIANGDETLVQEFIALDDIGPAVINALRQFFLEPKNRKMVDDLVAQLDIIDAEAPSGDSVISGQTVVFTGKLERMSRDEAKAMAERMGAKVAGSISKKTDLLIAGPGAGSKLKKATDFGIKTITEDEWFELVEAN; translated from the coding sequence ATGTCAGAGTCTGAGAACATAGATATCAACGATTTGACTGAGTTGCAGGCAGCCAGCGAGCTTGAGCATTTAGCCAAGGTTATGGCGCATCATGATAAGCTTTATCACGCGAATGATGCACCAGAGATATCCGATGCCAAATATGATGCGCTAAAGCGACGAAATCTTGAAATTGAGTTGAAATTCCCTCAACTTAAACGGGCGGATTCACCATCTGAAAAAATTGGCGCACCGGTCGCTCTGGGATTTTCTAAAATCCAGCATCAAATTGCTATGTTGTCATTAGATAACGCGTTTAATGATCAGGATGTAAAAGATTTTGCTGCTCGAATCCGTAGGTTTTTGTCACTCACATCATCAGATGTCATTGCATTAACGGCTGAACCTAAAATTGATGGTCTTTCGCTGTCTTTACGATATGAAAACGGGCACCTTGTTTCTGCTGCAACGCGTGGTGATGGTGCTGTTGGTGAAAATGTAACTGCAAACGTTTTGACAATGCAGGATATACCAAGGGAATTACCCGATGATGTTCCCAATGTCGTTGAGGTTCGTGGGGAGGTATACATGCGCCGCGATGATTTTGCGGCGTTGAATGAGCGGCAATTGGAGCGCGGCAAGCAGACATATGTTAATCCACGTAATACAGCTGCGGGTTCGTTAAGGCAGTTGGATTCTAAGATAACTGCGTCTCGACCGCTTAAGTTTTTTGCGTATGCTTGGGGCGAAATTAAACCTGAAACTCCTGCGACAACGCAGATGGAGATGGTTGAGAAATTTGCGGAATGGGGTTTCTCCGTTAATCCGCTGATGAGGCGGTTTGATAATGTCGATGATCTTATCAATCACTATCATTTCATTGAGCAAGAGCGCGCAAAGTTGCCCTATGATATTGACGGTGTCGTTTATAAGGTGAATGATTTAGCCCTTCAGCAGAGATTGGGTTTCATATCTCGTAGCCCTAGGTGGGCAATTGCGCACAAATTTCCGGCAGAAAAAGCGCAAACTCTTTTGAATGATATCGAAATTCAAGTCGGTCGAACGGGTGCGCTGACGCCGGTTGCAAGACTTGAGCCTATTACCGTTGGCGGCGTTGTGGTAACAAATGCAACTTTGCACAATGCGGAAGAGATTGAGCGCTTAGGTGTACGTGTTGGTGACACGGTTAAAATTGAACGTGCTGGTGATGTGATACCAAAGGTGCTTGAAGTCATATCTTCAGTTGAAGGGGCCAAGGACTTTATTTTCCCAACAGTCTGCCCGTGTGAGTTAAAAACTGAAGTTGTTCAGGAAGAAACAGCAAGTGGTGAGAAGGGGGTTATTCGTCGATGTTCTGGTGAATTCGCCTGTCCATTTCAGCGCAAAGAGCACCTCAAGCATTTTGTATCGCGCAAAGCTTTCGATATTGATGGTCTGGGCGAGAAGCAAATTGAGTATTTCTACGATGATGATGCTCTTCCGATTAGAGCACCTGCCGATATATTCACGCTAGCCGAGCGGGATGCAAAGGGTTTGACCAAAATCAAAAACCGAGATGGTTATGGTGAAACTTCTGCGCAGAAACTTTTTACTGCCATTGAGTTGAAGCGTCAAATCCCATTAGAGAAACTGATTTATGCTTTGGGTGTGCGCCATGTTGGCGAGGCAACAGCAAAAACACTCGCACGAGCTTACCTAACCTGGTCTGATTTTAATTCAGCGGTTTCATCTATTGCAAATGGAGATGAGACGCTTGTTCAAGAGTTCATTGCGCTTGATGATATTGGCCCTGCTGTCATCAATGCTCTTCGGCAGTTTTTTCTTGAGCCTAAAAACCGTAAAATGGTAGATGATCTTGTTGCTCAACTTGATATTATTGACGCGGAAGCGCCTTCTGGGGATAGCGTTATATCTGGCCAAACCGTTGTGTTTACGGGTAAACTCGAGCGAATGTCGCGCGATGAGGCGAAGGCAATGGCTGAACGTATGGGCGCAAAGGTAGCGGGTTCCATATCCAAGAAAACAGATTTGCTTATTGCTGGTCCCGGAGCCGGATCAAAACTCAAGAAGGCAACGGACTTTGGTATCAAAACGATTACTGAGGACGAATGGTTTGAGCTTGTGGAAGCTAATTAG
- the recN gene encoding DNA repair protein RecN → MLAQLSIRDIVLIERLDLSFNEGLSVLTGETGAGKSILLDSLALALGGRGDGDLVRQGCDKGQIVAVFDLAANHHVRDILKQNDIEDEGDIIIRRVQSADGRSRAFINDQPCSISLLRSIGPHFVEIHGQHDDRALIDVDAHRLLLDAFAGLEKDCEDVASLFSSMKVADRQLKEHRQKIETAAKEADWLRASVDELEVLSPQDGEEEELAESRSHMMKAEKIVSDIAEAQDSLSGHHSPIPSLNQLLRRLERKAAEVPGMLDDTIEALGRALDGLSDAQNSVDAALRDSEFNPKELEDTEERLFALRAASRKYNVPVANLSELASTMISDLAAIDAGEDKLHELEHNVQQIRADFFAASRNLSEKRIHASQALTQSVMAELPALKLERAEFIVDIQTNEEIAGANGIDQIEFHVRTNPGTRAGPIMKVASGGELSRFLLAIKVALADRGSAPTLVFDEIDTGVGGAVADAIGARLETLSKSIQVLSVTHAPQVAARAKTHLLISKSQSSEDSVLLSTNVRDIDLQERQEEIARMLAGATVTDEARAAAAKLLSNTG, encoded by the coding sequence ATGCTTGCACAGCTTTCGATCCGTGATATCGTTTTAATCGAACGGTTGGATTTATCATTTAACGAAGGTTTGTCTGTGTTAACGGGCGAGACTGGTGCAGGTAAATCTATATTGCTAGATAGTTTAGCTCTCGCTCTCGGCGGGCGTGGTGATGGAGATCTGGTTCGTCAGGGTTGCGATAAAGGGCAAATAGTTGCTGTATTTGATCTAGCGGCAAACCATCACGTACGTGATATTTTAAAGCAGAATGATATTGAAGATGAAGGTGATATCATCATCCGCAGAGTTCAATCAGCTGATGGTAGATCACGTGCTTTTATAAATGACCAACCTTGTAGTATTTCCCTGCTTCGCTCCATAGGGCCACATTTTGTTGAAATTCACGGACAGCACGATGATCGTGCTCTTATTGATGTTGATGCACACCGTCTGCTGCTTGATGCTTTTGCGGGTTTGGAGAAAGACTGTGAGGATGTTGCCAGCCTGTTTTCTTCCATGAAGGTGGCAGATAGGCAGCTAAAGGAGCACCGACAAAAAATTGAGACTGCCGCAAAGGAGGCGGACTGGCTTCGTGCGTCTGTCGATGAGTTAGAAGTGCTTTCTCCTCAGGATGGAGAAGAAGAAGAATTGGCCGAAAGCCGCAGTCATATGATGAAGGCTGAAAAAATAGTTTCTGATATCGCCGAGGCACAGGATTCGCTAAGTGGACACCATTCTCCCATACCATCTCTGAACCAACTGCTAAGACGTTTGGAACGTAAAGCTGCTGAAGTGCCTGGAATGCTTGATGATACGATCGAGGCGCTTGGTCGCGCGCTGGATGGACTGTCGGATGCGCAAAACTCAGTTGATGCCGCATTACGAGACAGTGAGTTTAACCCCAAAGAGCTAGAAGATACAGAAGAACGGCTCTTTGCATTGCGTGCAGCTAGCCGAAAATATAATGTTCCGGTCGCAAATCTTTCAGAACTTGCATCAACAATGATTTCGGATCTTGCAGCGATTGATGCGGGAGAAGATAAACTTCACGAGCTGGAGCATAATGTTCAGCAGATACGTGCAGATTTTTTTGCTGCCAGCCGTAATCTCTCGGAAAAGCGTATCCACGCGTCACAAGCATTAACACAATCCGTTATGGCCGAATTGCCTGCGCTTAAGTTGGAGCGCGCGGAATTTATTGTCGATATTCAAACTAATGAAGAAATTGCTGGTGCCAACGGCATTGATCAGATTGAGTTTCATGTACGCACAAATCCCGGTACGCGAGCAGGCCCAATCATGAAAGTTGCTTCCGGCGGAGAATTATCTCGCTTTCTTCTCGCCATAAAAGTTGCTCTCGCAGATCGAGGGTCAGCCCCAACGCTTGTGTTTGATGAGATTGATACGGGTGTGGGTGGCGCAGTTGCTGATGCTATCGGAGCACGCTTGGAAACACTTTCTAAATCAATCCAAGTGCTTTCAGTTACCCATGCGCCGCAAGTTGCAGCGCGTGCCAAAACCCATTTGTTAATATCTAAATCCCAATCGAGCGAAGATAGTGTTCTTTTATCGACGAATGTAAGGGATATTGATTTGCAAGAACGCCAGGAAGAGATTGCGCGGATGTTGGCCGGCGCGACGGTTACAGACGAAGCGCGGGCGGCTGCGGCTAAACTTTTGTCAAATACTGGATAG